The DNA window GCCCCGGCGATGCTTTCGTCGTGGAAGCCGATTTCAAGGGAACCTGGAAGATCATCGAGCCGGTGACCAAGCATTTCGTGGTCAGGGTTGGCTGAACCAGCCTGATCGAAGTCGCAGCATGAGAGGCCCGCCATGGCGAACCATGGCGGGCTTTTCCTTGCCGGCTTGACGGGTTGCCTCGCTTGGACATGCGGACGCTTGTGCCTCTCATGACGCGCCTCGTCATCGTACGGTCCGTACAGAAGAGGACGATGCCTACTTCGACTACGTCACAGGCAGGCCGAGCGTTGGAGAATGCTTGTTTGCCAGCTCGTAAGTTGTCCCAGGAAACCGACATCGGCACCGGACTGCCGTTGCCGGAGCATGCTCGAGACCTATATCCGCTAGCGCATTTGTGATCGAACGGGACCCCAAACTGCCTGTCGCGGTGGAGGCAATCCGTTACGGTCGCGCCGCCCGCAGCGAGAGGATACCCATATGACGAGGTTCAATTCCACGGTCAGGCTGATGGCCGTGACGGCCTTGATGGTTCTGCATCAGGGGTTGGCAATGGCGCAGATGCCTGCGCAGCAGCCGGACGCCAAGTCGTTCAAGCTTGGCGAGCTTGACATTACAGCCTTGCACGACGCCCAGTTCGTGAAGCCAAACGATGGCACGACCTTCGGCCTCGATCACAGCCCCGCGGAGGTCGGCGAATTGCTCAAGGCCGCGGGGGCTCCGACTGACACCATCACGCTGAGCGTCGATGCCTTGCTGGTGAAATCAAAGGACAGCGTTGTGCTGATCGACACCGGAGTCGGCGGCGCGCTGCAGGACAGCCTGTCCAAGGCCGGGGTGAAAGCAGGTGACGTCAGTGAAATATTGATCACCCATTCTCACCCCGATCATATCGGAGGACTGGTCAAGGATGGGCAACTCGCTTTCCCCAACGCCACGATACGGATGTCGGACGTGGAGTGGAATTTTGCCAAGTCCAACAAGGCAGTGGCCGATATCGTCAACGTGATCGCCGATCACGTGAAACCGTTCAAGGCCGGCGCCCAGGTGGCCCCCGGCATCACCTCGGTAGCGCTCAAGGGCCATACGCCAGGCCATGTCGGCTATCAGATCAAATCCGGAAAAGAACGGCTTTTTGATATCGGTGATACCGTGCACAGTTCGATCCTCTCGCTCGCCAGGCCCGACTGGGCGGTGGCCTTCGACGGCGACAAGCCGGAGGCGGAACACAACCGGGCCAAGACTTTGGCGACACTGGCCAAGGACCACGAAATGATCTTTGCGCCACATTTCCCCTTCCCGGGTGTCGGCTATATCGAGAAAGACGGCGATCACTTCAAATGGGCGCCGAGCGACAAGCCTCAGTAGGCTTCCGGTCCTTGGTCAAAGAGGGTTATGGCGCGGTGACGTGGAGCGGCAGCTGTCTGCCCATTGGTGCGCTGAAGGAGCAATCATCGCCTTCGAGAATGCGCCATCCGCGCGATCCCGTATTTGGGTCGTGACGAAATAGACGCGGATACCGGCTGACGCCAAATTGTGCGGTCCAGGCAACCACATTTGGCTCGACAGTCGCCACGGGCGACAAACAGGTCTTGAAGCCGGGCCTGGTTACTGCCGTTCAGTTCGAGCTGGCCGGAGGGTGCGCGCCCAATCTCAGAGTAGCCGTCCCAGGAGGGCGATCAGCTCACTCTGCTTATGGGTGTCGGTCTTCTGAAAGATTGCCTTCAGCCTATGCCTGGCCGTTTCGGAGGCGATCCCCAGCATATCGGCGGCTTCCTTTGGTGGATGGCCAAGCAAGAGCACTTCGCACAGCCTCTGTTCGGCGGGTGTCAGACCGAAGGCAGGGGCCAAATCCGCTATCGTGGTGGCTTTGGCCGGCGTCGACAGGTTGCGTACGATGAGCAGAAAGAGCGGACCGCCCGAAAAGAGGGAACGAAACCCGGATACGCCGGGAAGGCGCACAATGCCGATCTGATGTGCGTTATCGGCGATTGGACCTTCAATGCCAACCTGCGCATCGCCTATTGATTTGCAGGTAGTGGCAACCACCGTCGATGGATTTTGAAGCCCTTCAAATGACTTCCTTGCCGATCGAATGACAACCAACCTTTGGATTAGATCGTCTAACCGGCTGAATTTCCTGTGTTTTTCGTGGTGATCCCGACAGGAATCGAACCTGTGACCTACAGATTAGGAATCTGCCGCTCTATCCTACTGAGCTACGGGACCACGCGGCCAGACACATAGCCGCTTCGGATCGTTTCGCCAAGGGGCCGGCCGCATGCAATTCGGCCGGCTCCTTGCGCGGCGGGCCTCAGGCGGCCAGCGCGGTTTCCGCCAGTTTCACCCAGTAGCTCATGCCGTGCGGGATGGCTTCGTCGTTGAAATCATAGGCTGGGTTGTGAAGACCGGCGGTGTCGCCATTGCCGATGAAGATGAAGGCGCCAGGGCGGGCTTCCAGCATGTAGGAGAAATCCTCGCCGCCCATCACCGGTTGGATGCCGCGGTGGACATGGCTGTCGCCCGCGACATCGGCCGCCACGTCGCTGGCAAACACCGTCTCTTCAGCGTGGTTGAAGGTGACGGGATAATTTGCCTGGTAGTCCACTTCGATCCTGGCGCCGAAAGCGGTCGCCAGTCCGTCGCAGATCGCGCGGATGCGCTCTTCGGACTTCTTGGCGATCTCCTTGCGCAAGGTGCGCACGGTGCCGGCGATCTCGGCTGATTCGGGAATGATGTTGTAGGCGTCGCCGGCATGGAATTTGGTCACCGATACCACTACGGCCTCGACCGGATCGGTACTGCGCGAGGCGATCGTCTGCAGCGCGCCGACCAGTTGGCTGGCGATGACGATCGGGTCGATCGTGCCATGCGGCATCGCGGCGTGGCCGCCGCGGCCTTTCACGGTGATGGTAAATTCGGCCGTCGCCGCCATGATCGGGCCCGGCCGGATGGCGAACTGGCCGACAGGCAGGCCCGGCATGTTGTGCATGCCGAACACTTTTGCGATGTCGAAGCGCTCCATCATGCCGTCCTTGACCATCTCGTTGCCACCGCCGCCGCCTTCCTCCGCCGGCTGGAAGATCACCGCCACGGAGCCGGCGAAATTGCGTGTCTCGGCGAGATATTTGGCGGCGCCCAGCAGCATCGCCGTGTGGCCGTCATGGCCGCAGGCGTGCATCTTGCCGGGAACGGTCGATGCATAGGCCTTGCCTGATATCTCGTTGAGCGGCAGCGCGTCCATGTCGGCGCGCAGGCCGATGGTGGCGCCTTCGCCCTGGCGGCCGCGGATGATGCCAACGACGCCGGTCTTGCCGAGGCCGGTGACCACATCGTCACAACCGAACTCCTTCAGCTTTTCAGTGACGAAGGCGGCCGTCTTGAAGACGTCGAAATTGAGCTCCGGCGTCTGGTGCAGATGCCGACGCCAGCCGGCAACTTCGTCCTGCATTTCAGCGGCGCGGTTCAGGATTGGCATGATGATTCCATTTCGTGGTTGGAGCAGCCGGCTTCAGCCTGGTGTTTGCAACTGGGCCCAGTGTTCTGCAATTGTGCCCGTTTTGCAATTGTGCCGGGTGTTTTGCAATTGTGATTGTCAGGTGCTTTGCCATGTTGGCGTCACATAGGGTAAATAGCACCGCAACAATGCGGTCCGTTTTTGAGGGACGGACTCCTTATGCTGGCGGTCACGTAACGAAATCTTACGGAGCCAGGGGCGATCAGGGCAAGAGGCGATTTCGGATTCGATCATGCGGCACAGGCATTTCCTCAAACTATTCTCGGCTGGCGCAATCGTGCTCCCGGTCCTGGCCGGGCCGGGGCTGGCCAATCCGGTGGTTGTCTTCGACCTGAAGAACGGCCAGATCCTGCAGCATCAGGATGCGTTCAAGCGCTGGTATCCGGCCTCGCTCAGCAAGCTGATGACCGCCTATGTGACGTTCCGGGCGATCGCGGCCGGCGAAGTCCAGCTTGATTCGCCGATCAAGGTGACCAAGCATTCCGCCGGCGAGCCGCCGAGCAAGATGGGTTTCAAGCCGGGCTCGGTGATGCGGCTGGACAATGCGCTGAAGATGATGCTGGTCAAATCGGCCAACGACATCGCCATGGCGGTCGGCGAGAATGTCGGCGGCTCGCAGGCCGCCTTCGCCGAGAGGATGAATGCCGAGGCGGCCCGGCTCGGCATGAACGGCACCCATTTCGTCAATCCGAACGGCCTCTACTCGCCCGACCAATACACCACGGCGCGCGACCTTTCGGTGCTGGTGATGGCGATCCGCCGCGAGTTCCCGCAATATGCGCCGTGGTTCTCCATCGAAGGGCTGGCGGTCGGCAAGAAGGCGATCCCGAACTACAACCTCCTGATCGGCCGCTATCCCGGCGCCGACGGCATGAAGACGGGCTTCGTCTGCCCTTCCGGCTTCAACATGATCGGTTCGGCGACGCGCAACGGGCGTACGCTGGTCGCGGTTGTGCTTGGCGAGAAATCGGCGGTCAGCCGTGCCGAGGCCGCGGCAAGACTGCTCGACCAGGGATTTGACACGCAAGCCGCCGGCTCGGCCACTGTCGCCACCCTGGCGCCCTACGGTGACACGGTCTCGCCCAACGACATGCATGACGAGGTCTGCAAGAAAAAGACGCCGGAGGAGCAGTCCGAGGCGCCGCCGGCCGCCGCCGCCAAGGACGTGCCGAAATCGCCCTACCAGAAGAAGCTCGACCACGTGCCGACGCTGGTCGCCGTCGGCCTCGGCGGCGCTACAGGTCCGGCGCCGAAGGCGATGCTCGACCAGGGCGGCAAGGAATATGCCGACGTGCCGATTCCGAGCTGGCGGCCGGATCGGCCGGCGCCAACCGGCGCCGGTCCGGCCGTTGCCGGTTCCGCCGCGCAAGGCGATCAGCCGGCCAAGGTCGCGAACTAACCTGATGAGCGGATTCCCGATCCCTGTCTCGGTGCTGACCGGCTTCCTCGGAGCGGGCAAGACAACGCTGCTCAACCGGCTCCTGAAGGACCCGGCGCTGGCCGACACGGCGGTCATCATCAACGAGTATGGCGAGGTGGCGATCGACCATCTGCTGGTCGAGCAGGCTTCAGACGGCATCATCCAGCTTTCGGACGGCTGCCTGTGCTGCACCGTGCGCGGCGAACTGGTCGACACGCTGGCCGACCTCGTCGACCAGCTGCAGACCGGCCGCATCGCCCGGCTTGCCCGCGTCATCGTCGAGACCACGGGCCTTGCCGACCCGGCGCCGGTGCTGCAGTCGATCATGGCGCATCCAGCACTGGTCCAGGCCTTCAGGCTCGACGGCGTCATCACGCTGGTCGACGCGATCAACGGCGATGCCACGCTCGATGCCCATGTCGAGGCGGTCAAGCAGGTCGCCGTCGCCGACCGCATCGTGCTCAGCAAGGTCGACCTGGCGACCGATGCCGGCGACCTCGACACGCTGCGGACGCGCCTGCGGCAGATGAATCCGGGCGCCGAACTGCTTGATGCCGGCACTTCAGCAACAGGCGTGGCGGCGCTGTTTGATTGCGGCCTCTACAATCCCGCCACCAAATCCGCCGACGTGCGGCGCTGGCTCGGCGAGGAAGCGGCGCATGACCACGCCCACGGCCATCACCATGACGGTCATGACCACCGGCATAATCACGATCATGGCCATCGCCACGATCAGCGCGTGCGCTGCTACTCGCTCGTCCATGACGGTCCGGTGCCGTTTTCGGCCATAGAAATGTTCCTCGATCTCTTGCGTTCGACGCATGGCGAGAAGCTGCTGCGCATGAAGGGCGTGATCGAGCTCAGGGAAGATCCGTCACGCCCGCTGGTCATCCACGGCGTGCAGAAGATCCTGCATCCGCCGGCGCGGCTGCCGGCCTGGCCCGACGGCCAGCGCGGCACACGGCTCGTACTGATCACGCTCGATATGCCGGAAGACTATGTGCGCCGGCTGTTCGCCGCCTTCACCAACCGGCCGTCGATCGACACGCCGGATCGGGCGGCGCTGGAAAACAACCCGCTGGCGATCGCCGGACTTTGAATTTCTACGATCGCTGTTCGCCGCGCTCGACCAGGAAGCGATGACCGCCGGAAACGGCCGACGTTTCCACCAGATGATGGCCGCTGTCGGCACAGAATGCCGGTATGTCGATGACGGCCAGCGGATCGGTGGTCTCGAGCCAGAGTCGACTGCCTGGCTCCATCCCGGCCAGGCGCTTTTTCGCCTTGAGCACGGGAAGCGGGCAGCTCAGGCCCTTGAGGTCATAGATGGCGGTATCCGCTGCCAAGATCAAGCTCAGCCGCCGAACATGCCGAGCAGCTTGTTCTTCAGCTTTGTCACCCGGCTTTCATCAGCGCTTGCGGCCTGCGTTTCGGCGACCGGCGCGGCATCCGTGGGGGCCGCGATGGTGGCGGTGGCGACGGGAGCCTCCTTGGCGGCCTTGGCAGCTTCCTTTGCAGCAACGGCTTGCGCCTTGGCCGCTTCCTTTTCGGCCAACGCTTGCGCCTTGGCGGCTTCCTTGGCTTGCTTGGCTGCCTCTATGGCGGCCAGCCGCTGCTCCTCGGCCTTCTGCTTGGCTGCTTTCTCGGCATCCAATGCCGCCATCTTGCGGCCGGCCGGCGAATCGATACGACCCATGCGCGCCGTCTCGGTTACCGAGCCGTCGGAATTGAGCGACGGCGGATCGATCGGTACGCGCTCGCCGCGCGCCCGTCGCTTCGACCAGTCGGAGACGATGCTGGCTTCCTTGATGCCGGCAATGGTCGGCTTGGGCGGCGGCACGCTTGCCTTGAGCGCGCCGTTGAAGGCAGCGTCGTAGGTGCTCTGGTAGGCGTTGTAGGCGCTCTTCAGCGAATCCGGCTGGGTGGTCGCCGGGCACGGTCCGGTCGGATCGAATGTCTGGCCGTCGGCGGCGACCTGGTTGAAGACATAGCGCTTTTCGCAGACGTCGACCTTCGGGGGCACCTTGGTGATCTCGAAATTGTCGTAGCCGACTTTCAGCATCTTCCAGAATTCATAGTTCGGGTCGTTGCGATAACGCGCCATATTGGCGGCGGTCATGCGGAACGGGAAGGCCTGGATCTGGAATTCGGTCTGGCCGCCCTGGAAGGCGTCGCGGCCGAAGGCATAGATCTGCTCGATCTGCGCGTCGGTCATCGAGTAGCAGCCCGACGACGAGCAGGCGCCGTGCACCATCAGGTTCTGACCCGTGCGACCGTTGGCACGGTCATAGGCGTTGGGAAAGCCGATGTTGAAGGACAGGTGATAGTTCGACCTGGGATTCATCTGCGACGGACGCACCGTGTAGAAGCCCTCCGGCGCCTGGCGGTCGCCCTCGGTGTATTTGGGCCCGAGCTTGCCCGACCATTTGCAGATGTCATAGGAGGCGACGAGACCGTAGCGGCCGTCGGTCTTGGCCTTCCAAATCTCCAGCTTGCCCTCTTCCTTGAAGATGCGCGCCATCACCGAAGAGGTGCGCACCATCCCTTTGGCCCTCATGTCGGCCAGGATCTTGTCCGGCAGCGGCTTGTTGGCTTCCGGGGCAAAGTCCTTCATCGACGAATCATTGCAGCCGGCGACGGCTATCGAGGTGATGAGGACTCCGGTGAGGGCGAGCTTGGCAAACATGGATACGGCTATGTCTTTTCCCTCGGGCCAATGGCTTCAAAATGCCGGGCCCTCATGCTGAACACCCACGGACCGTAAGCCCGTTAACCTTGAAAATTCCTTACCGCAAGCCTCGGCCAACGCCTCGCAGCAATTTCATTGAGCCGAATGCGACGGCATTTTTGTGGCGGAATCGTGCCTTACCGCCACTTTGCCGTGTGGTGGCCGGGGCAATCCCAAGGCGATCACACGTTTTGACGGATCCGGATTTGGCGAGAACTAGGTAATGGTGCCACCTTCGTTATTGCCGCCTTCGTTATTGCCATTGTCCACTGGCGGCCGGGAACTGGCCTGTTGAGCCGTTAGGGCTTGCAGGCGGGCCGCTTTGACAAGCGTCGGTTTCCCGTATTTTTTCATCCCGGATCCCCCGTAAGACGACAAGCTTAATTAGCAGCCGTTAAAGCAGGGTGTCCATCGTGACCCAGTCCCTAGAGGCTGCGGCCCATGGCCAGGTATTTCTCGCGGCGCTGTTCGCGGAAGTCGGTGTTGGCGCCGGCGAATTCCTTCATCGTCTTGGCGATGAGGTCGCCGGTGGCGGCAATCACTGTTTCGGGGGCGCGCTGGGCGCCACCCATCGGCTCGGGGATGATGGCGTCGATGATCTTCAGTTCCAGAAGATCCTGCGCGGTGATCTTCATGTTGGTCGCCGCGTCCTTGGAGCGCGTGGTGTCGCGCCACAGGATCGAGGCGGCCCCCTCCGGCGAAATCACCGAATAGATGGCGTGCTCGAGCATGTAGACACGGTTGGCGGTGGCGATGGCGATGGCGCCGCCCGAACCGCCTTCGCCGATGACCACCGAGATCGACGGTACTTTCAGCGCAAGGCAGGCCGAGGTCGAGCGGGCAATGGCTTCGGCCTGGCCACGCTCCTCGGCACCGACGCCGGGATAGGCCCCTGCCGTGTCGACCAGCGTCAGGAGCGGAATCTTGAAGCGGTCGGCGAGCTCCATCAGCCGCACGGCCTTGCGGTAGCCCTCGGGACGTACCGAGCCGAAATTGTGCTTCAGGCGGCTTGTCGTGTCGGAGCCCTTTTCCTGGCCGATGATCGCGACAGGCTCGCCGCGGAAGCGGGCAAAGCCGCCGACAATCGCCTGGTCCTCGCCGAAATTGCGGTCGCCGGCGAGCGGTGTGAAGTCGCTGAACAGGCCCTTGATGTAGTCGACGCAGTGCGGCCTGTCGGAATGGCGCGCCACCTGCACCTTCTGCCATGGCGTGAGCGCCTTGTAGAGATCGCGCAGCGCGTCGCGCGATCGCTTCTCGAGCCTGGTGATCTCATCGGCGACATCGACCGCCTCGCCGTTCTCGGCAAGCTTCTTGAGCTCAAGGATCTTGAGTTCAAGATCCTGCACCGGCTTTTCGAAATCGAGGTAATTGTACATGCTTGAGCGGACCGATACGTCGGAAGGCAAGGACCGCGGAACCCTTGAAACCAGGGTCCCGGGCGGTGAAATGTCGTCCTCACATAGCGATATGAGGCCTAGTCGGCAAGCGGATGATGATCGTTGACCAGCCGCACCAGCCGCTCCTCCAGCACATGGGTGTAAATCTGTGTCGTCGATATGTCGGCATGACCGAGCAGCTGCTGCACCGCCCTGAGATCGGCGCCATTCTGCAGGAGATGGCTGGCGAAAGCATGGCGCAGCACATGCGGCGATATCTTGCCCGAAGCGATGCCGGCCCGCGCCGCCAGTCCTTTGAGGTCGCGGGCAAAGACCTGGCGCGAGAGGTAGCCGCTGTCCGATGCGGCCGGAAACAGGAACGGACTGTCGGCGAAGGCCGGCACCCCGGCCCGGGCGGCCAGCCAGGTCCGCATCGCCGCGCGAGCCTTGGCCGACAGCGGCACCATGCGCTCCTTGTCGCCCTTGCCGCGCACGATGAAGAAACGGTCGTCGCGCTGCGCCACCGTCACGGGCAGGCCGACCAGCTCGGACACGCGCAGGCCCGTCGCGTAAAGCACTTCGACCAGCGCATGCAGGCGAAGCGCCGCCAGCCTGTCGCTATAGCCCAGCGCGGCATCGCCGGCTTCGGTCGCGGCGCGGTCGATCAGCCGGCCGGTCTCGGCCTCGCTCATCGTCTTGGGCAGCGGCCGACCCTTTTTCGGGCTGTCCAGCGTGCCGGTCGGGTCGTCGCCGCGCAGACCCTCGGCATAAAGGAATTTGAAGAACTGGCGGATCGCCGACAGTTTGCGCGCTTGCGAGGTCGGCGCGAAGCCGCGCGCGGCGATGTCGTCGAGATAGGCGCGGATATCGGCGACTGTCGCACCGGCAAGCCCGCCATCGATCTCGCCCGAAGCGTCTTCGAGGTCGCGCCGGTAGGAGGAAAGCGTGTTTTCGGCAGCGCCCCGCTCGGCGCTCATCATTTCCAGGAAGGCCTCGATGCGGGCGGCGCTGTTCATCCTAGGGATCAGTTTCTTCGGGTCAATTCTTCTTGGGATTCAGCTTGTCCGGGGGGATGCGCACGCTCATCTCCGCCTTTTTCGGCTCGACGAACATCACCAATGCGAACATCGTACCATAGGCAATGCCGGCCAGAATCGCGAGGGTCACGACAAAGCGAAACAGTGTCGGCATCAATTTTCGCTCGTCTTCTTGTTCTGCGTTTCCAAACCCTGTGCCCTTATGGGACGCCAATCCGGCCAATTCAAGGAAGAAGCGGAGGCCTGTTAGCAACTTCTGATGCAGGCGCCCATCCGCCCATATCGGGCTCCGGGCACTCGGCACGCTTGACGCAAACCGGCTTTTCATGTCGATACGCCGGCAAAGAGGGCCCAAGAAACAGCCGATGAACGCGCACCAGGCAAATCCTCCAGGCGAGACCCACGCCGCGCTGCTTGGCCGGCTGGGCGGCAGGTCCATTGTCTTTGTCGGCCTGATGGGCGCCGGCAAGACGGCGATCGGCCGCAAGGTGTCGACCATGCTTTCGCTGCCCTTCATCGATAGCGACCAGGAGATTGAAAGCGTTTCGCGCATGACGGTGCCGGAGCTGTTCGAGCGCTATGGCGAGACCGAGTTCCGG is part of the Mesorhizobium loti genome and encodes:
- a CDS encoding MBL fold metallo-hydrolase is translated as MAVTALMVLHQGLAMAQMPAQQPDAKSFKLGELDITALHDAQFVKPNDGTTFGLDHSPAEVGELLKAAGAPTDTITLSVDALLVKSKDSVVLIDTGVGGALQDSLSKAGVKAGDVSEILITHSHPDHIGGLVKDGQLAFPNATIRMSDVEWNFAKSNKAVADIVNVIADHVKPFKAGAQVAPGITSVALKGHTPGHVGYQIKSGKERLFDIGDTVHSSILSLARPDWAVAFDGDKPEAEHNRAKTLATLAKDHEMIFAPHFPFPGVGYIEKDGDHFKWAPSDKPQ
- a CDS encoding helix-turn-helix transcriptional regulator, coding for MVVIRSARKSFEGLQNPSTVVATTCKSIGDAQVGIEGPIADNAHQIGIVRLPGVSGFRSLFSGGPLFLLIVRNLSTPAKATTIADLAPAFGLTPAEQRLCEVLLLGHPPKEAADMLGIASETARHRLKAIFQKTDTHKQSELIALLGRLL
- a CDS encoding M20 aminoacylase family protein gives rise to the protein MPILNRAAEMQDEVAGWRRHLHQTPELNFDVFKTAAFVTEKLKEFGCDDVVTGLGKTGVVGIIRGRQGEGATIGLRADMDALPLNEISGKAYASTVPGKMHACGHDGHTAMLLGAAKYLAETRNFAGSVAVIFQPAEEGGGGGNEMVKDGMMERFDIAKVFGMHNMPGLPVGQFAIRPGPIMAATAEFTITVKGRGGHAAMPHGTIDPIVIASQLVGALQTIASRSTDPVEAVVVSVTKFHAGDAYNIIPESAEIAGTVRTLRKEIAKKSEERIRAICDGLATAFGARIEVDYQANYPVTFNHAEETVFASDVAADVAGDSHVHRGIQPVMGGEDFSYMLEARPGAFIFIGNGDTAGLHNPAYDFNDEAIPHGMSYWVKLAETALAA
- a CDS encoding D-alanyl-D-alanine carboxypeptidase family protein; amino-acid sequence: MRHRHFLKLFSAGAIVLPVLAGPGLANPVVVFDLKNGQILQHQDAFKRWYPASLSKLMTAYVTFRAIAAGEVQLDSPIKVTKHSAGEPPSKMGFKPGSVMRLDNALKMMLVKSANDIAMAVGENVGGSQAAFAERMNAEAARLGMNGTHFVNPNGLYSPDQYTTARDLSVLVMAIRREFPQYAPWFSIEGLAVGKKAIPNYNLLIGRYPGADGMKTGFVCPSGFNMIGSATRNGRTLVAVVLGEKSAVSRAEAAARLLDQGFDTQAAGSATVATLAPYGDTVSPNDMHDEVCKKKTPEEQSEAPPAAAAKDVPKSPYQKKLDHVPTLVAVGLGGATGPAPKAMLDQGGKEYADVPIPSWRPDRPAPTGAGPAVAGSAAQGDQPAKVAN
- a CDS encoding CobW family GTP-binding protein; translated protein: MSGFPIPVSVLTGFLGAGKTTLLNRLLKDPALADTAVIINEYGEVAIDHLLVEQASDGIIQLSDGCLCCTVRGELVDTLADLVDQLQTGRIARLARVIVETTGLADPAPVLQSIMAHPALVQAFRLDGVITLVDAINGDATLDAHVEAVKQVAVADRIVLSKVDLATDAGDLDTLRTRLRQMNPGAELLDAGTSATGVAALFDCGLYNPATKSADVRRWLGEEAAHDHAHGHHHDGHDHRHNHDHGHRHDQRVRCYSLVHDGPVPFSAIEMFLDLLRSTHGEKLLRMKGVIELREDPSRPLVIHGVQKILHPPARLPAWPDGQRGTRLVLITLDMPEDYVRRLFAAFTNRPSIDTPDRAALENNPLAIAGL
- a CDS encoding sulfurtransferase TusA family protein, which codes for MAADTAIYDLKGLSCPLPVLKAKKRLAGMEPGSRLWLETTDPLAVIDIPAFCADSGHHLVETSAVSGGHRFLVERGEQRS
- a CDS encoding L,D-transpeptidase family protein → MFAKLALTGVLITSIAVAGCNDSSMKDFAPEANKPLPDKILADMRAKGMVRTSSVMARIFKEEGKLEIWKAKTDGRYGLVASYDICKWSGKLGPKYTEGDRQAPEGFYTVRPSQMNPRSNYHLSFNIGFPNAYDRANGRTGQNLMVHGACSSSGCYSMTDAQIEQIYAFGRDAFQGGQTEFQIQAFPFRMTAANMARYRNDPNYEFWKMLKVGYDNFEITKVPPKVDVCEKRYVFNQVAADGQTFDPTGPCPATTQPDSLKSAYNAYQSTYDAAFNGALKASVPPPKPTIAGIKEASIVSDWSKRRARGERVPIDPPSLNSDGSVTETARMGRIDSPAGRKMAALDAEKAAKQKAEEQRLAAIEAAKQAKEAAKAQALAEKEAAKAQAVAAKEAAKAAKEAPVATATIAAPTDAAPVAETQAASADESRVTKLKNKLLGMFGG
- a CDS encoding acetyl-CoA carboxylase carboxyltransferase subunit alpha — its product is MYNYLDFEKPVQDLELKILELKKLAENGEAVDVADEITRLEKRSRDALRDLYKALTPWQKVQVARHSDRPHCVDYIKGLFSDFTPLAGDRNFGEDQAIVGGFARFRGEPVAIIGQEKGSDTTSRLKHNFGSVRPEGYRKAVRLMELADRFKIPLLTLVDTAGAYPGVGAEERGQAEAIARSTSACLALKVPSISVVIGEGGSGGAIAIATANRVYMLEHAIYSVISPEGAASILWRDTTRSKDAATNMKITAQDLLELKIIDAIIPEPMGGAQRAPETVIAATGDLIAKTMKEFAGANTDFREQRREKYLAMGRSL
- a CDS encoding site-specific tyrosine recombinase XerD, which produces MNSAARIEAFLEMMSAERGAAENTLSSYRRDLEDASGEIDGGLAGATVADIRAYLDDIAARGFAPTSQARKLSAIRQFFKFLYAEGLRGDDPTGTLDSPKKGRPLPKTMSEAETGRLIDRAATEAGDAALGYSDRLAALRLHALVEVLYATGLRVSELVGLPVTVAQRDDRFFIVRGKGDKERMVPLSAKARAAMRTWLAARAGVPAFADSPFLFPAASDSGYLSRQVFARDLKGLAARAGIASGKISPHVLRHAFASHLLQNGADLRAVQQLLGHADISTTQIYTHVLEERLVRLVNDHHPLAD